The sequence TGTTCATTTTGGTTTTCAGCCAGCGCTCCAGCACGCTCCGCTTAAAACGCCACTGATTGCCGATCTTAAAGGCGGGGATTTTTTTCTGAGTGACCAGTCGGTAAATGGTGTACTGATCCACCCTGAGATACTGGGCGACCTCTTTCGTGGTCATGAACTTTTCCTGGCTCATCGAAGCGCCGCCCTCCCCTTCGGGCATGCTAAAATCGACCCCCGTAGAAAATAGCAGCCTTCCTACAATGAACGGAGATAGCTGTCAAGGACGAAAAAAACCGCGTGTGATTTGATTTCAGGTCGACCAAAAAATACCCAATGCTAGGTGCAAGTTTTTCGTGATGCGAGTTCGTGGCGCTCCAACGCCTGTTTCCCGAGCTTTGGCGCTTGTCCCCCCTTCTAAATAGCCCGGCCACGGATTTTTCCGAGCCCGAGTACGTTCAAATGCCGGCCAGGAACCGGCCGGAATTGAGAACGTCTTGGGGGTCAAATTGCCGTTTAATATCGCGCATTAAGCCCAGGCTTGCCGGCGCCGGCCCCCAGACATCGATACCCTGCTTCAGATCGGCGGGGGCGGCGGCGATCACCGCGTGGCCTTTTCGGCTCCCCGCCAGCGCGGCGAGCTTGGCAAACCATTTCATGCCGCCTGCATCGCCTTTCATCGACGCATAGATGGTTCCGGTCGCCGCATGAGCGACGTAGCAACCTTCCTTTTCGGCATCGCCCGAAAGACCGGCCAATATCTCCGGCACCGACCCGGTGGGAACCGTCAGCCGATAAAGAACGCCGGTGTCATCGGCGCCAAAATCTCGAATCTCTTCCCACAGGAGCTGATGCGATTCGGCGCGTAGGGCTTGCCCCATGACCCCGGCGCGGCCCGCTAGGGCTTCCAGATCATGGAGGTGCCGGGCGACGGCTTCCTCGAACCCTTCGACCCATACAGCGACAGCCGGCGTTTGAAAATCGAGACCAGGAGTATCGACGCCGCCGGGGCTCAGGATCGTTACCGCCGCCGGAAGCAGCGGCGAGCGAGAAAGTTTTGCGGCAAATTGCGCGCAGCGATCCAGCGGTCCGGACGCGACGAACGAGGCTGCGGTCTCGGGGAGCGGCGCCATTCGGAAGGTCGCTTCCGTGATAATGCCGAGCGTCCCCAGCGAGCCGATAAAAAGTTTGCCGAGGTCGTAGCCGGCGACGTTTTTCACGACCTTGCCGCCGGTCTTGATCCGCTCGCCGGTCGCCAGGACCATCTTCATGCCGACGACGAGATCGCGCACGCCGCCGTACATCATCCGGCGCGGCCCGTTGACGTTCGCCGCGACGATCCCGCCGACGGTCGCGCGCGCCGGGCGGGGCGGATCGAGAGGTAAAAACTGCCGCCGCTGTCCCAGAATCTCCTGGAACGACGCGAGCCTCATTCCGGCTTGAAAGGTCGCGGTCAAATTCGCGTCGTCGTGCTCGATCAGCTTGTCGAGTCTCTCCAGCCTGATCACGACATCCACCCGGCGCGGAATATTTCCCAGTCTCATCGATGTCCCTCCGCCCCATGGGACGACGGCGGCGCCGGCCTCGGCTGAGATGCGAAGGATCGAGCTCAATTGCTCAGGCTCCGAAGGAAAACAAACGAGGGCGGGAGTTTTGCCGTCCACGCCGTGAGCCGCCAGGGACGCTGGAGCGTCTTCCACGGCGCCGGCGGTGAGCTCGCCGGTCAATTTGGCGCGTAACGCGTCGGCCGAAATCTTCATCGCGAGGAAGAGTTTTTATCCGTCGCGTAAGCGCGCTCGAGTAGATCCATCAGGTGGAACACTTGGACGGGCGGACCGTAGCGCTTGGTCCCATAGCGTAATTGGAGCATGCAGCCGGGGTTCGGCGCGACGACCGCCGCGGCGCCGGTCTCTGCGATCGATGCCATTTTCTCTCTGAGCAACTCCTGGGACATCTCGGGCTGCGTGAGGTTATAAATGCCCGCGCTGCCGCAGCAGCGATCCGAGCCGTTCATCTCAATGACTCTCAGACCGGGAATCGACTTTAGCAGCGCGCGCGGTTGGGCTGTTACCTTTTGACCGTGCGCGAGGTGGCAAGGGTCTTGATAAGCAACGGTCAACTCAACCCGGCCGCGAGGCGCTATCGCCCCGAGCGCGACGAGAAATTCGCCGGCGTCTTTCACGAGCCGGCTGAACTCCTCGGCTTTTTCCGCATAATCCGGATCGTCGCCGAGCAGGTGGCCGTACTCTTTCATCGCCGCGCCGCAGCCGGCGGCGTTGACGACGACGGCGTCCAGTTTCGCGTCGAGAAACGCGTCGATATTCTGCCGCGCCATCTTCTTCGCCGTCGTGGTCTCGCCGTTGTGGACGTTGAGCGCGCCGCAGCAGATCTGACTTTTCGGCAACACAACTTCGCAGCCGTTCCGCCTGAGCACGTTGAGAGTCGCTTCGTTGATATCGGCAAAGAGGACGCTCATCACACAACCGCTCAGCATGCCGACGCGCGCCCGCATCTCGCCGATCGCCGGGAACAGTTCGGCGCGCGGCGTGAAGAACTTACCCGGCACCACCGGCAGCATTGCGTTCATCTCCCGCAACCTTGCCGGCAGAAACTTTTGCACCACGCGATCCAGACGGCTTTGCTGGTAAAGCCTGAGAAGCCGGGCGAGCAGCCTAAGCCGAGCCGGAGAGGGGAGCAGCGATTTGAAGGCGAAGTTTGCCGCGGCGCGTGCCAACGTCGAGCCGGAAGGACCGAGCTCGGCGCGCGCGGCTTCCGCGATGCGGCCGTATTTCACTCCGGAAGGACAGGCCGTCTCGCAGGCCCGGCACATGAGACAGAGATTCAGATGATCGGCGAATCTTTCGTTCAGCTCGATGCGGCCTTCGGCGGCGGCGCGGACCAAGTGAATTCGGCCGCGCGGAGATTCCGACTCGATGTGCAGCGCTCGGTAAGTCGGACACGCGTTGAGACAAAGCCCGCAATGAACGCACTGGTACAACTCGGGGATGTCGAGCGTTACGTTCGGCGTTGAAATGAGACTGTCAGCCGTCGGTGTCACGCAGTCTCATCTTTCTCTTTTTTCCGGTCCGACTCATGCCTCTCGCCGGAAGCCTGCCCTGAGCAAAGCCTGCCCTGAGTCTCATCGAAGGGTCGAAGGGCCTCGTGCCTTTTTAGATCCATAGTCCCGCCGGAATCTTTCCGGGCTTGATGCCGACCTCGCCGCAACTCGCCGGCGACGGGAACAGTTTCGCCGGATTGAAGCGGCCGTCCGGATCGAACGCCTGCCTGACGCGGGTCATCGCCGCCAGATCTTCCGCGTTGAACAGCAGTCCGATGTACGCCTTCTTCTCCAGGCCGATGCCGTGCTCGCCGGTGATGCTGCCGCCGACTTCGATGCAGGCTTTGAGAATCTCAGCGCCCGCCTCGATGACCCGATCCAACTCGCCGGGCTTGCGCAGATCGAAAAGAATATTGGGATGCAAATTCCCGTCGCCGGCGTGGAAGACGTTGGCGATCAAGAGCTCGTAGCGCGCCGCAATGTCCGCTATCCGCGCCATGATCTCCGGCAGCCGCCCCCGCGGCACGACGCCGTCCTGGACGTAATAGTTGGGCGCGAGCAGACCCAGAGCGCCGAACGCGCCTTTGCGCCCCTTCCATAGAAGCTGGCGATCGGCTTCGTCTTTGGCGAGCCGGACATCGCGCGCGCCGTTCTGCTTGCAGATCGATTTGACGAGCGCCATGGCGCGCTCGGCGTGCTCGTCGACGCCCTCAATCTCGACCAGCAGGACCGCCGCGGCGTCCGTCGGATAGCCGCAAGGCGCGCCTTTTTCCACCGCGTTGATCGTGAGCCGATCCATCATTTCGAGCGCAGCGGGAATGATTCCCGCGGCGGTGATATCGACGACGGTCCGCGTCGCGCGCGCCGGTTGGTCGAAAATCGCCAGCAGCGTGCGCACCGCTTCGCGCGTGCGCATGAGACGCACCGCCGCCTTGGTGACGATACCCATGGTCCCTTCGGAGCCGACAAAAACACCGCAGAGATCGTAGCCCGGTGTGTCGGGCACCCTGCCGCCGAGCCAAACGACCTCGCCGTCGTCAAGGACGACCTCGACGCCGAGCACGTGATTCGTGGTGACGCCGTAGGCGAGCGTGTGCGGGCCGCCGGAGTTGTTCGCTATGTTGCCGCCGACCGAGCAGGCCGCCTGGCTGCTCGGATCGGGCGCGTAGAAAAAGCCCTCCTTAGAAATCGCTTTGGTGATGTCCAAATTGATCACGCCGGGCTCGACGATCGCAAGAAGATTTTCAAGGTCGATCTCGAGAATCCGATTGAGACGGGCGAGAGAGAGAACGACCCCTCCCTCGGCGGGCACCGCGCCGCCCGCGAGCCCGGTGCCGGAGCCGCGCGGGACTATCGGAACGCCGGCTTTTCGCGCGGCGCGAACGACCTCGGAAACCTGCTCGACGTTTGCCGGCAGCACGACGATCTCCGGCATGACCTGGAAGATCGAACCGTCCTGCTCGTAGACAACGACATCTTCCTTTTCGATGAGCATGTAACGATCGCCCACGATTCCACGCAACTCCTGGATGAGAGCGTCGCGGCTCATTTTTTAAAATTCTCCCGGTTCAATGCCATCATTGGGTCCCAAGGGCGGCGAGACGCCCCTTGGCGTCGGCCAGTATGGGGATATCCGGATCTGCACCCTTCCAAAAGTGAAGAAAGCGCTCATAAGCTTCGGCGGCGGCACGGAAGTCGTTTTTCTCCTCGTACAGCAAGCCGAGACGGTAGTGAAACTGGATCATGTAGGGCGAGGAGCACCTCTCGGACTCCAGCGCCTTACGATAATATGCGATCGCATTGTCCTTATCCCCCACGAAAGCATAGGTCTCGGCAAGAGCCCCCATGTAGACGCGGTGGTATCTCCTGCGTGCAACAGACATGGCCTTTTCCAGAAAGGCAATAGCCTTCTCAGGATCTCCCCGGGCGCGGTCGAGCATTGCAACTAAAAATAAGTAGTCGGCATTCTCCTCCTGAGGTTTGCTGCTCGACGCGAGCAGCTCGTTGGCGACCTGCTCACCTTCCTCAAACCGTTTCATGCCGGCATAGGTCAGGCCGAGCCCTACCTTCGCGTCGATATTGGAGGGATCGATCGCGAGGGCGCGCTGGTATGCTTGCAGGGCCTGCTCATGGTTACCCCTCGAATGATGCAGATCCCCGAGGTAAATCCAGGTCCAATCGAAGTCCGGAAGGAGCTCGGAAGTTCGTTGTAGCTGAGCGATCGCCGCGCGATACCGACCCGACTTTTCGTAAGTGGCCGCCAGTTGAATGGCAGCCCTTGGGTGGAAGGGATCGAGACGCAAGGCTGTTTGATATTCGGCGATGGCTTCATCGAGTTGATCACGGTGATAGTAAACATCCGCGAGGCTGTCATGGCCATGGGCGTGACTAGGATTCAAAAGGAGGGCTCGTCTCATGGCGCCCTCCTCCTTATCCCAATCCTCCTTCATTTCGTAAACGTAACCAAGGGCAAAATGAGCCTCCGACAGGCGTTGGTCGATACCCAATGCTTTGAGCGCTGCTTCCTCGGCTTTGCCGAGCCAAATGGGGCTCTCGTCCCAGCCTCTAATGATGAGAAGCCCATAGCAGACGGAAAGGCCGGCGTAAGCCAGGGCATAATTCGGGTCCAGCTCCAGGGCTTTAAGATACATCTCGATGGCACCTCGGTGTCCTTCTCTTGTGTACTGATAGAAAAGATGCCTGCCGCGCGAATAGTAATCGTAGGCCTCGATGCTCCGAGTGGGAACGGCCGAGAGCTGGGCCTTCTCCGCCTCTGTGAGGTTGATCCTGAGAGCCTGTGCAATGCTCTCGGAGACCTCGTCTTGGATCGTGAAGAGGTCATCTAAGTTGCGATCATACGCTTCCGACCAGAGGTGAAAGCCGTCCACGGCGTTGATGAGCTGGGCCGTGATGCGGAGGCGAGTGCCGAGCTTGCGCACGCTGCCCTCAAGAACGGACCCGACTCCTAACTCCCGCCCTACATCCCGCGGGTCAATACCCTTTCCTTTGTAGCGGAAAACAGTGCTGCGGGAGGCGACTTTGAACTCCCGGATTTTGGAGAGACGAGTTAGGATCTCCTCGGTCATCCCGTCGCTAAAGTATTCATTCTCCGGGTCGGAACTCATGTTCTGGAACGGGAGGACGGCGACTGCTGCTCTTAAACCGGTTGGGGCTTCCGGACTCCTGGACTCAACCTCCCCCTCGCTGGGCACTAGATCGTAGATTCTGACCGGTTCCTTGATGTTGCGGAGCTGTCTCTCTCCAAGATCTCGGAACGAGAGCCCTTTCTGATTGCGGACCTGTTGGTAGATCTCGCCGGAGACGTAAACTCCTCCAGGAGGGGCGAGAAGCTGGATGCGGCTCGCGACATTGACTCCGCTGCCGAAGAGGCGCTCCTCTTCTTGCAAAAGGTCTCCGAGATGGACGCCGATCCGGAGCAGGAGCGGCTGGCGGCCTCCCTCGCGCTGGTTGCGGGCAGCGAGCTCTTTCTGGATGGCGACCGCGGCGCGGATGGCCTCTACGGCGCTGGCGAAGGCCGCAAAGAGACCGTCGCCGATGTTGTCGACGATTTCTCCCGAATGCTCTTTGATGGTCTTGTCGGCGATCTGCCGATATTCCCCGAGGAGCTGTAGAGCGTCAGCTTCGCTCTCCTCCATGAGCCGGCTATAACCAACCATGTCGCAGAACACTATGGCTGCGAGGCGCCTCTGAGTCTCGGGAGTTTTTTCAGACAATTTTTACGCCGCCGATCTTGCTCGCTCTTCTCTAGGGGCTGCACCACTCCTGGCTTTGGAGCAATGATGCGGATCCTCGCGGCATCGCGAGCATAGCGGATGCTACAGCGCGCAGGAAGCGCCCGTCAAGCAGATTTACAGGGTGTCAAATAAGTGATTGACGCAATTCCGTAAAGTAATATATAAGGTCTCACACGCCAAACCCGTCCCTATAACAAAGGAGGAGGACCATGCCTGATCAAAATCCAATCCAAGGACAAGAGGCGAAGAAAGTTTCGCGCCGGAGTATGCTCAAGGCGGCTGTCGTCGCGGGAGGCGCGGCGGCGCTCGGCTTCCCCATGATCGCCAGGGGGCAAACCGGGCCGATCTCGATGCGCTGGCAGAGCACCTGGCCGCAAAAGGACATCTTCCACGAGTATGCCCTCGACTTCGCCAAGAAGGTCAACGACATGACCGGCGGCGACTTGAAAATCGAAGTCCTGCCCGCCGGCGCGGTGGTGCCCGCCTTCCAGCTTCTCGACGCGGTGTCGAAAGGCACGCTCGACGGCGGGCACGGCGTGCTCGTCTACCACTACGGCAAGAGCAACGCGCTCGCCCTCTGGGGTTCGAGTCCCGCTTACGGAATGGACGCCAACATGCTGCTTGCCTGGCACAAGTACGGCGGCGGCAAGGAGCTGCTCAACAAGCTCTACGCCTCCATCGGCGCCAACGTCGTCTCCTTCCCGTACGGCCCGATGCCGACGCAGCCGCTCGGCTGGTACAAGAAGGTGGTCACGAAACCGGATGACTTCAAAGGCCTCAAGTTCCGCACCGTCGGCATCTCGATCGACCTGTTCCAGGGCATGGGGGCGGCGGTGAACGCGCTCCCCGGCGGCGAGATCGTGCCCGCGATGGACCGCGGCCTGATCGAGGCGGCGGAGTTCAACAACGCCTCTTCCGACCGCATCCTTGGCTTCCCCGATGTCTCCAAGATCTGCATGCTCCAGAGCTACCACCAAAACGCGGAGCAGTTCGAGATCACGTTCAACAAAACCAAGTTCGACGCGCTGCCGGACAAGATAAAGGCGATCATTGCATACGCGGTCGAGGCTGCCTCCCAAGACATGTCGTGGAAGGCGATCGACCGTTACTCGAAGGACTACATCGAGATGCAGACCAAAGATAAAGTCAGGTTCTACAAGACGCCGGACTCGGTCCTGCAGAAGCAGCTCGATATCTTCGACCAGGTCGTGGCGAAGAAATCGACCGACGTCCCCATGTTCAAGGAGATCGCCGAGTCACAGAGAAATTTCGCCGAACGTGCGGTGAAGTGGGACCTGGATACCAACGTCAGCCGCCGCATGGCCTATAACCACTACTTCGCAAAGAAGGCTGCCAAACCCGCTGCCCCGACGGCTAAGCCGGCTGCTCCGGCGGCGAAACCCGAGGCGCCGGCTGCAAAGCCCGAGGCCCCGGCCGCCAAGAAGGGCTAGCCGCCTGTGATCTAATCCCAGCCAGCACGCCAGCCATCAGCCTAAGGCTGATGGCTGGCGTCTTTTATCCGGCAATGAACGCCAAAGGAGTCATCCACACGATCGACGAGATCAGCTACTGGTCGGGCAAGGCCTCCGCATGGCTGATTGTAACGCTGACCTTTGTGGTCTCCGTCGAGGTCTTCAAGCGCTACATCCTGAACGCGCCGACCGCCTGGATCTTCGACTTCAACAATATGCTCTACGGCACGCTCTTCATGATGTGCGGCGCTTATACGCTGGCGCTCGGCGGCCACGTGCGCGCCGACTTCGTCTACATCTACCTGAAACCGCGCGGCCAGGCGGCGCTCGATCTGGCGCTGTACCTCTTGTTCTTCATCCCGGGCATCCTGGGCCTCATCTACGCCGGGTACGGCTACGCCGCCGACTCCTGGCGCATCGCGGAGCACTCGACCATAACCTCCGAGGGGCCGCCCGTTTACCACTTCAAATCAGTCATCCCGATCGCCGGCGCCCTGGTGATGCTCCAGGGACTGGGCGAGATCGTGCGCTGCATCGAGTGCCTACGCACCGGCGCGTGGCCGGCGCGGCTGGAAGACGTCGAAGAGATCGACGTAATCGATACCCAACTCTCGCACAGCGAATACGTCGACGAAGAGTCGCGCCGCGCCGCGATGGAGACGGCGCATGCGATCGACGAGGCCGCGCGCCACCGCAGCGTCATGGAGGAAGGCGTGATCCACGAGAGAGCGATCAAGGAGGACGAGCAGAAAAAGTCATGAGCGATCCGGCACTCGGCTTGACCATGCTTGGGCTCATCGTGATCGCGATCATGATGGGCTTTCCGACCGCCTTCACGCTCATGGGGCTGGGAATGATCTTCGGCTACCTCGCGTTCTGGGTCCCGGGCGGGCACTGGTACGACAACCGCATTTTCGACTTGATCGTGCAGCGGGCATACGGGGTCATGACCAACGACACATTGTTGTCGGTGCCGCTGTTCGTCTTCATGGGCTACATCATGGAGCGGGCTGCGCTGGTGGACCGCATGTTTCATAGCGTGCAGCTTGCATTTCGCCGCGTGCCCGCTTCGCTTGCGGTCACCACGCTTCTGGTTTGCGCCTTCTGGGGCATCGCCTCCGGCATCGTCGGCGCCGTCGTCGTCCTCATGGGCGTCATCGCGATGCGGCCGATGTTGAATGCGGGCTATGACGTCCGGCTCGCTTCCGGCGCGATCACGGCGGGCGGCACGCTCGGCATTCTTATTCCGCCTTCGGTCATGCTGATCGTCTATGCGGCGGTGGCCGGGCAGTCGATCGTGAAGCTTTATGCCGCAGCGATGTTCCCCGGCTTTTTTCTCACGTTCCTGTATCTAATCTATATCCTCGGCTGGGCAATGATCGATCCCAAGATCGCTCCCAAGCTGCCGCCGGACCAGTATCGCATTGCGGCCCCGGAGTGGCTCAAGCGGCTCGAACGCGGCCGGTCGCGTCGCGTATTCGGCGGCTTGCTTGCCGCGTTCGTCCGGCCCGGACTATTGAGAGGCGCGACAACACCGGACGGCCGCCCGGTCGGCTACGGTCTTATTGTCACTAACGTGCTCGCCCTCATGGTGCCCTTAGCGCTCACCGTGGGCACGTTCGCCGCAACCTGGTGGTACGTCGTGATCTATAACGCGCCGGCGGCGCAAAGCGTGGCTCTCTCGGAGCCGAAGGCTACGGGTATCACGACGCCGCCAACGGTGGCGCCCGCTCCAGCCGGCTCGGAGACGCCGCAAGATGCTTCGACGAGCTCAGCACAGGGCCTGGGTTCGGGGGAGGAAAAACCGCAGGAACTCGGCGAGGCGGAAACGATCGTGGCGAAGCCCGAGGGGACGCCGCGAGCAGAAGGCGCGCCGCCTGAAGAGATGACGTCCCTCGGAGAATCGAGGGCTCAATCGGGCGGAAGCAAAGTCCCGGCGCATTTCTACCAGTGGTTTTGGGGACTGGCCGCATTCTCCGCGCTTTTACTCGGGACCTACTATTGGCGCATGGACGGCGAGCAGTTCGAGATCTTGAAGGAGCTCACCGCCTCGGTCGTGCCGCTCGGCGTGCTTACCGTGGTCGTGCTCGCGGTCATCCTGTTCGGCATCTGCACCGCAACCGAGTCGGCGGCGGTCGGAGCTCTCGGCGCGCTCTATCTCGCAGTGATGGCCAAGTACCAGCGTCAGGTCTGGTGGTGGAGTTTAGTCGGAGCGATCATAGGCGTGGGGCTCGGATGGTGGGAGGGCGAGGACTTCGCTTCGCTGATCGTATCGGGTTCCCTGGGCGGAACCTTTTTGGGCACTGTCGTGCCCGGCCTGATAAACCTCAGAACCTCGCCGGAGCTTCGCGTAAACATGAAACAAGCTACGTTTCTCACGGCGAAGACCACCGCCATGGTCTGCTGGCTGTTTATCGGCTCGGCGCTTTTTTCCTCCGTGTTCGCGCTGCACGGCGGCCAGGGTCTGATCGAACGCTGGGTGCTCAGCATGAATCTCTCGCCGCTCGGCTTTCAGTTCGTGGCGCAGTTGATTATTTTCCTGCTTGGCTGGCCGCTCGAATGGACCGAGATCATCGTGATCTTCTGTCCGATCTTCATCCCGTTGCTCGGCCATTTTCAAATCGACCCGATCCTCTTCGGCACGATGGTCGCGGTGAATCTCCAAGCGGCGTTCCTGTCGCCGCCGGTGGCGATGTCGGCGTTCTACTTGAAGGGCGTCGCGCCGAAGCATGTCACGCTCAATCAAATCTTCGCCGGCATGATGCCGTACATGATCATCGTCTGCATCTGCCTCGTCTTCATGTACATCTGGCCGGGGATGACCCTCTGGCTCCCTGAATTCTTATATGGAGGGTAGCGCAGGCCCAACTCACGTCGCCATACTGCGTTCTCGGTCGTCGCCAATCCTCACGTACTTAACTACGTACGCTCCGGTTGGCTCCTCCCTGCGGCCTTGTCTGGCTCGCGATTTGGACCTGCGCGATACCACTGATCAGACATAGAAGAAGCAGAGGCATGGAACTCAAGAATCTACACTCGCTCTCGGCGTCAGAGGCGGCGCGGTTGATACGCGACGGCATCATTACCTCGGAGCAGCTCGTCGCGGCGTGTCTCGCGCACGTGCGCGAAGTGGACGAACAGGTGCAGGCCTGGACGTTTCTCGATCCGGACTACGCGCTCGCGCAAGCGCGCGCGGCGGATGAATTGCGCCTCTCCGGGCAGCCGATCGGGCCGTTGCACGGCGTGCCCGTCGGCGTCAAAGATATTTTCGACACCGCCGACATGCCAACCGAGAACGGCTCGGTGTTGCACGCGGGCCGCACGCCGTCGCGCGACGCCACAGTCGTCTCGCTGCTGCGCGCGGCGGGCGCGGTGATTATGGGCAAGACCGTGACGACGGAGTTCGCTTATTTCGCGCCGGGAAAGACGCGCAACCCGCACAACCCCGAGCACACGCCGGGCGGTTCTTCCAGCGGCTCGGCCGCGGCGGTCGCCACCGAGATGGTTCCGCTCGCGTTCGGCAGCCAGACGAACGGCTCGACGATTCGCCCTGCGGCGTTTTGCGGCGTCGTCGGCTTCAAGCCGACCTACGGAATGATTTCGCGCCACGGCGTGCTCATGCTCTCGCGAACGCTGGATCAGGTCGGCCTTTTCGCGCGGACGATTGAAGACATTGCCCTGCTCGCGGCAGAGATCACCGGCTACGACGAGCGCGATCCCGACACCCGCCCGCGAGCGCGCACGCCGTTCGTCGCAGTCGCGGCGGAAGAGCCGCCGCTGCCGCCGATGTTCGCGTTCGTGAAGACACCCTACTGGGAGCGCGCCGATCAAGAAACGAAGGAAGGATTCGCCGAGCTGACCGAGACTCTCGGCGACCGCGTCGAGGAGATCGAATTGTTTCCGTCGGCAGCCGAGGCGTGGGAGTGGCATCGCATCATCATGGAAGCCGAGATGGCGGTGAATCTGGAGCGGGAATACGAAAAAGGACGGGACCGCTTGTCGGAACCCCTGCGGGCGCTGATCGAGCGCGGCAAAGAAGTCCGCGCGGTTGACTATCAGCGCGCGCTCACCCGGATCGCGCCGATTCACGAAAGTTTCGTCGAGCTTTTCGAGCAGCGTTACGACGCGATCCTCACGCCCGCCGCTCCCGGTCCCGCGCCGAAAGGTCTCGCTTCGACCGGCGATCCTTCGTTCTGCACGCTCTGGACGCTCTGCGGCATGCCGGCTATAAGCCTCCCGCTCTTGGAAGCAGCAAACGGTTTGCCGATCGGAGTCCAGCTCGTCGGCCCGCGAAACGGCGACGCACGACTCTTGCGCACCTCCCGCTGGCTCGCCGCCCGTGTCGCCTCGCCGGACCGATAAGCGTCGCATCCCGCCCTTCGGGGGCTGGGTTCGCGCTTTGACATTCTCTATATTTAGCGCGAGACTTGCTCCGAGGTCCGCGCGCGGACTGCTAGTTTCTTCTCCCATCCGGGCCTCCGGCATTGTCATCGCCGTGGCGGTTCCAGCTTCTTATATTTTCGCCTTTTTAAGTTAATCTTCTTTGGATCGCGGCTCCCAACAGCAGGGAGCGCATCAAAACGCCGGTTGTTATCGGAGCGGCAAAGGAGGTCTTCGATGAAAACAGACCGCTTCAAAATCTCATCTGTCGCGGCTGTTCTTTTCGCCGTTGTCTTTTTGTCTTACGCACCGGCTCTGCCGCAGATGCCGTATTATCAGGGTAAGACCATTACCATCGTTCACGGTCGCGATCCCGGCGGCACCGGCGATCTCAGGGTGAGAGCCATGCTTCCCTTCCTGCAGAAATATATTCCGGGGAATCCGACCATTGTTAACGAGTATATGCCCGGCGGCGGCAGCCGGAAGGCCGCAAATCACGTCTACAGATCAGTCCGCCCTGACGGGCTTATTATCGGAAACCTCGGCCTCGGCATGGTTTCTTTCGCTCTCCTTGGAGAAGCGGGCGTATTATACGATCTCGACAAGTTTTTCTATCTGGGTTCACCCTTCAGCAGCCATCACGCGATCTTCGTAACCCGCAAGGAGGCAGGTCTGAGCAGCCTGGAAAAACTCCGAGCTGCCG is a genomic window of Candidatus Binatia bacterium containing:
- a CDS encoding helix-turn-helix domain-containing protein, which gives rise to MPEGEGGASMSQEKFMTTKEVAQYLRVDQYTIYRLVTQKKIPAFKIGNQWRFKRSVLERWLKTKMNIPSAH
- a CDS encoding FAD-binding oxidoreductase, coding for MKISADALRAKLTGELTAGAVEDAPASLAAHGVDGKTPALVCFPSEPEQLSSILRISAEAGAAVVPWGGGTSMRLGNIPRRVDVVIRLERLDKLIEHDDANLTATFQAGMRLASFQEILGQRRQFLPLDPPRPARATVGGIVAANVNGPRRMMYGGVRDLVVGMKMVLATGERIKTGGKVVKNVAGYDLGKLFIGSLGTLGIITEATFRMAPLPETAASFVASGPLDRCAQFAAKLSRSPLLPAAVTILSPGGVDTPGLDFQTPAVAVWVEGFEEAVARHLHDLEALAGRAGVMGQALRAESHQLLWEEIRDFGADDTGVLYRLTVPTGSVPEILAGLSGDAEKEGCYVAHAATGTIYASMKGDAGGMKWFAKLAALAGSRKGHAVIAAAPADLKQGIDVWGPAPASLGLMRDIKRQFDPQDVLNSGRFLAGI
- a CDS encoding heterodisulfide reductase-related iron-sulfur binding cluster, producing the protein MTPTADSLISTPNVTLDIPELYQCVHCGLCLNACPTYRALHIESESPRGRIHLVRAAAEGRIELNERFADHLNLCLMCRACETACPSGVKYGRIAEAARAELGPSGSTLARAAANFAFKSLLPSPARLRLLARLLRLYQQSRLDRVVQKFLPARLREMNAMLPVVPGKFFTPRAELFPAIGEMRARVGMLSGCVMSVLFADINEATLNVLRRNGCEVVLPKSQICCGALNVHNGETTTAKKMARQNIDAFLDAKLDAVVVNAAGCGAAMKEYGHLLGDDPDYAEKAEEFSRLVKDAGEFLVALGAIAPRGRVELTVAYQDPCHLAHGQKVTAQPRALLKSIPGLRVIEMNGSDRCCGSAGIYNLTQPEMSQELLREKMASIAETGAAAVVAPNPGCMLQLRYGTKRYGPPVQVFHLMDLLERAYATDKNSSSR
- a CDS encoding FAD-linked oxidase C-terminal domain-containing protein — protein: MSRDALIQELRGIVGDRYMLIEKEDVVVYEQDGSIFQVMPEIVVLPANVEQVSEVVRAARKAGVPIVPRGSGTGLAGGAVPAEGGVVLSLARLNRILEIDLENLLAIVEPGVINLDITKAISKEGFFYAPDPSSQAACSVGGNIANNSGGPHTLAYGVTTNHVLGVEVVLDDGEVVWLGGRVPDTPGYDLCGVFVGSEGTMGIVTKAAVRLMRTREAVRTLLAIFDQPARATRTVVDITAAGIIPAALEMMDRLTINAVEKGAPCGYPTDAAAVLLVEIEGVDEHAERAMALVKSICKQNGARDVRLAKDEADRQLLWKGRKGAFGALGLLAPNYYVQDGVVPRGRLPEIMARIADIAARYELLIANVFHAGDGNLHPNILFDLRKPGELDRVIEAGAEILKACIEVGGSITGEHGIGLEKKAYIGLLFNAEDLAAMTRVRQAFDPDGRFNPAKLFPSPASCGEVGIKPGKIPAGLWI
- a CDS encoding tetratricopeptide repeat protein produces the protein MTEEILTRLSKIREFKVASRSTVFRYKGKGIDPRDVGRELGVGSVLEGSVRKLGTRLRITAQLINAVDGFHLWSEAYDRNLDDLFTIQDEVSESIAQALRINLTEAEKAQLSAVPTRSIEAYDYYSRGRHLFYQYTREGHRGAIEMYLKALELDPNYALAYAGLSVCYGLLIIRGWDESPIWLGKAEEAALKALGIDQRLSEAHFALGYVYEMKEDWDKEEGAMRRALLLNPSHAHGHDSLADVYYHRDQLDEAIAEYQTALRLDPFHPRAAIQLAATYEKSGRYRAAIAQLQRTSELLPDFDWTWIYLGDLHHSRGNHEQALQAYQRALAIDPSNIDAKVGLGLTYAGMKRFEEGEQVANELLASSSKPQEENADYLFLVAMLDRARGDPEKAIAFLEKAMSVARRRYHRVYMGALAETYAFVGDKDNAIAYYRKALESERCSSPYMIQFHYRLGLLYEEKNDFRAAAEAYERFLHFWKGADPDIPILADAKGRLAALGTQ
- a CDS encoding TRAP transporter small permease subunit; its protein translation is MNAKGVIHTIDEISYWSGKASAWLIVTLTFVVSVEVFKRYILNAPTAWIFDFNNMLYGTLFMMCGAYTLALGGHVRADFVYIYLKPRGQAALDLALYLLFFIPGILGLIYAGYGYAADSWRIAEHSTITSEGPPVYHFKSVIPIAGALVMLQGLGEIVRCIECLRTGAWPARLEDVEEIDVIDTQLSHSEYVDEESRRAAMETAHAIDEAARHRSVMEEGVIHERAIKEDEQKKS